A window from Candidatus Bathyarchaeia archaeon encodes these proteins:
- the mce gene encoding methylmalonyl-CoA epimerase, whose amino-acid sequence MIKGLDHIAIAVNKIEDALLVFERTFGLKLEKTKTVDQQKVKIAILRAGQTKIELLEPTDPESTVAKFLASRGEGIHHIALEVSDMENHLKALKDKGIDLIDDKPRLGAEARKIAFIHPKSTKNVLIELVEH is encoded by the coding sequence TTGATCAAAGGTTTAGACCACATCGCCATAGCCGTAAACAAAATAGAGGACGCATTGCTGGTTTTCGAACGTACATTTGGCTTGAAGCTTGAAAAGACCAAAACCGTTGACCAGCAAAAAGTGAAAATCGCAATTCTCCGTGCTGGGCAGACCAAGATCGAGCTGCTGGAGCCAACGGACCCTGAAAGCACCGTTGCCAAATTCCTAGCTTCGCGAGGCGAAGGCATCCACCACATTGCCTTGGAAGTGTCTGACATGGAAAACCATCTAAAAGCACTAAAAGACAAAGGCATAGACCTCATCGACGACAAGCCTAGGCTAGGCGCTGAAGCACGAAAAATCGCTTTCATACATCCAAAAAGCACGAAAAACGTGTTAATAGAGCTAGTTGAACACTAG
- a CDS encoding biotin--[acetyl-CoA-carboxylase] ligase, whose protein sequence is MTRTFQRTERMNPSKVKEHLQTKTLGRRGLYFRQLTSTNEIAKGLARRGLREGAIIVAETQTSGKGRLGREWTSPEGGLWLSVMLRPNVQSRHAAKLTLLASVAVAKTISKLYGLRAEVKWPNDVLLDQKKVCGILTEGEIQGHNIDFAVLGVGINANISLKALPEHLRHSATTLKYQLKKEISRETLLCELLKETEFYYDLFGKGEFEAILSDWRRLASFLGSIVEITGGEETVRGLATDIDENGALVIRLEDQTVQRVTSGDMRIIRKEHPEFIDE, encoded by the coding sequence ATGACAAGAACTTTCCAGAGGACAGAAAGGATGAACCCGTCAAAAGTCAAGGAACACCTGCAAACCAAGACTTTGGGTCGACGCGGTCTGTATTTCCGGCAATTGACTTCCACCAATGAAATCGCCAAAGGATTGGCTCGCAGAGGCTTGAGAGAAGGCGCCATCATTGTGGCTGAAACTCAAACAAGTGGGAAAGGTAGACTTGGACGAGAATGGACATCTCCAGAAGGCGGACTTTGGCTTTCCGTAATGCTTCGACCAAATGTGCAGTCTAGACATGCAGCTAAATTGACTTTGCTGGCTTCTGTTGCAGTGGCAAAAACAATTAGCAAACTGTATGGGCTCAGGGCTGAGGTCAAATGGCCAAACGACGTTCTACTCGACCAAAAAAAAGTGTGCGGTATACTTACAGAAGGCGAGATTCAAGGCCATAATATTGACTTTGCCGTTTTGGGGGTTGGCATCAACGCAAACATTAGTCTTAAGGCTCTTCCGGAGCATCTCAGACATTCAGCGACAACACTAAAGTATCAGCTGAAAAAGGAAATATCGCGTGAGACTTTGTTGTGCGAACTGCTCAAGGAAACCGAGTTTTATTACGACTTGTTCGGGAAAGGAGAGTTTGAAGCCATACTGAGTGATTGGCGTCGTCTCGCCAGTTTCCTAGGCTCCATTGTGGAAATCACAGGAGGCGAAGAGACGGTTCGAGGCTTGGCAACAGACATAGACGAAAACGGAGCCTTGGTGATAAGACTTGAAGATCAAACCGTGCAGAGGGTGACATCAGGAGACATGAGGATTATCCGAAAGGAACACCCAGAATTCATTGATGAGTAA